The genomic interval AGTACCGCGAGCGTCCCGAGGTCCGCCGGCTGCTTCGCACCGTTCGCAAGCTGGATGCGCCTCAGCTGCGGCTGTTGGGGCAGGTCGCTCACGCGCTCGAGTCGTGAGCGCGGACAGGCCGCCCGCGACGCGCTGCTTCCTCACGGAGGCCAGCGCCGAGCGGGCGGAAGGCAGACACCGGGGCGGGGTGGACCCGGGTTGAGATGGATTGGGGGGACGACGCTTGAGGTTGCGCGTTTACGCAAGCGCTTGGCGCATGGAATGAAGCAGCCAGAAAGGGCCGGGCCTACTTTCGCCCTCCATGAATCGCCCCCTCGCCGCCCCCACTCTCGATTTACCGCAGCTCGCGGTGCACGCGTTGTGGTGGGCCTGGCTCCCCGCCTTCTTGTGGAGCTGGGATGCCCTGGGCGTCTGGGGCCGAGTAGGGATGTGCGTGGTGGGCTGGGCGGTGTTGTTCTGGAACTACGCCGTGCTGCACAACCACATGCATGTCTCCATCGCGCGCCCCCGGCCGCTGCACTGGCTCTTCTCCAGGACGCTGGGGATGGCGTGTGGGTTCCCCTACCGGGGCTACTTCATCCACCACTTCAACCACCACCGCTTCAACGACGGCCCCGGGGACTGGGGCCAGCGCCGTCCGGGTGAAGGGGCCCTGCGCTACTGCCTGCGCTCGGCGCTGACCCCGTGGTTCTGGCCCTTCGAGGCCGTGGCCAACGTGTGGCGTTGGGCCCGCCGGCACCACCAACGCACGGAATTGGTCCTCGACTTCCTCATCGTGGACGGGGCCCTCCTGGCGGTCATCATCTGGAGGCCCGCGCTGGGCCTGGCCTGGTGGGGCGTGCTCCTGGTGGGACAGCTCTGCATCCACTGGCTCAACCTGGCGGCCCACTTCGAGACGGACTCCACCCAGCGCGGCGCCCTGGGCACGACGTCCACCTCCCGTCTGTACAACCTGTTCTTTTTCAATGCGGGTTACCATCAAGCCCACCACCTGAAGCCCCAGGCGCCCTGGCGGGTGTTGCCGGGCATGACGCAGGAGCTGTCCGGGAAGGCACTGGTGCGTCCGGAACTGGTGACGTCCCAGGCCCCCATCAATCCCTTGTGGGTGGTCAAGGTGGCGAAGCGCTATTCTGCCGAGCCGTGCGATCGGCAGACGGCGTCGACGATTACTTCCAGGACCCACTCGGCCGTTATCTAGTCGGGGAGGGATTCCTTCACTGGTACGCCTCGGCGGACCTGTGCGGCTTCATCCTGTGGGGCCGCCCGTCCGAGGCCCACGTGCGGCGGCTGGTGCACGTGCTCGACGTGGAGCTGGCCCCCGCGGCGCCCCATGCCTCGCTGGTGGACGCGCGCCGGCTGGAGGCGGCGGACCCCGCGGCCTTCGCGGTGCTCGTGAAGTACATGCAGGCGCGCGAGAAGTCCTTCAGCGTCTCCGTGCAACGCCAGGCGTTGGTGCGTCCGGAGGGCGTGGCGGGCGCGGTGGTGGGCGGCTTCTACACGCTGCTCACCGGGGCCTATCCGAGCAAGGTGTTCACCGACCCGACGTCCGCGCTGACGTGGCTGGGCCAGCCCGAGAGCCGGGCGGCGCCGCTCGTGTCCAAGCTCAATGACCTGGTCGCCGAGGCCACCGGCCAGTCTCCGCTCCTGCGCGAGCTGCACCAGGTGATGAAGGGCAAATTGCCGGACATCCACCTGACGGAGGTGGCCCGCGAGATGGGCATGTCCGAGCGCACGCTCCAGCGGCGGCTGAAGGAGGCCGGCACGTCCTTCCAAGCGGAGCTCAACGCCGTGCAGGTGCGCATGGCGCAGGCGCTGCTCCTGGAGACGGACATGAAGCTCACCGCCGTCGCGGTGGAGGTGGGCTGCGCGTCGCTCCAGCACTTCAGCAGCCTGTTCCGGAAGCTCGTGGGGGACTCGCCCAGTTCGTGGCGCGAGCGCCAACAGGGCGGAGCCTCCTCCGACGGCTCCCTCCGCGTTCCCACCGACACCACCGAGCCGCCCGCGCGTCCCCGCGTGGACGAGTAACCCCTTCCGGGCCTACTGCAGGGCGCGCCGCGCCGCCGGGCGCGAAATCTGCCGCGCCACGTAGGCGCGCAGCACCGGGAAGTCCTCGAGCAGCCCCATGCTCGCGCCCCAGTTGAGGATGGACGCCATCACCACGTCGGCCGCGGTGAAGCGCTCCCCGACGATGAAGCTTCTCGCGCTGAGCTTCTCCTCCAACATCCGCGCGATGTCCGTGAAGCGCTTCTTGCCGCGCTCGGCCTCGCCGGGCACCCGGTCGCTCTCCGGCAGGAAGCGGCTGTGCGCGGAGTACGCGGACAAGGGCGGCTCCATGGTGGCCATGCAGAACATCATCCACTGGTAGTACTCGGCGCGCTCCACCGTGCCCGCCGCCGGCGCGAAGCCCTTCTCCGGGTACTTGTCCGCCACGTGCAGCAGGATGGCCGCCGATTCGAAGATGGCGTGCCCGTCATCCTCCAGCGCGGGCATGGAGCCCATCGGGTGGATGCGCAGGTACTCGGGGCTCTTGTGCTCGCGCTGATGCACGTCCACCGGCACCAGCTCGTAGGGGACCCCCAGCTCCTCAAGCAACCAGCGGGGCCGGGTGGCTCGCGTGTTCTGGGCGAAGTAGAGCTTCATCGTCGTCATCGGCGCTCCGAGGTATGGCGCTTGAGCCGGCGAGCCTTGCCCAGCCGCGAAGCGCCCCGAGACTTTCGCATCCCACCCTTCTTCGTGGGTGGGGGGACTATCGGATCCGGGCACACCGCGCGCAGCTTGCACGCCCGGCACTCGGCCCCACTCCACACCGCCTCGTAGAGGGCTGTCACCCGGTCGATGACGTCGAAATCCTCCGTCACGAAGCCCAGCTCGAAGTTGCGCACCGCGTCGCCCTTGGCGCCCAGGCCCGCGCCCGTGAGGTTGGCACTCCCCAGGTAGGCCCACGCGCCATCCACCACCACCGCCTTGAAGTGCACGCGCGGGCAGACCTTCAGCTCCAGCCCTCCGGCCACCAGCCGCGCCCGGGCATCGAACGCCGCGCGGAACGGGCGGCTGGGCAATTCCGCGTGCAACAGCCGCAGCGACAGCCCCTTCGCCGCCAGCCCATCCAACACCTCCACCAACGGCACGAAGCGACCCTTCGACTCCACGTACATCGCCTTCACGTTCGCCGTCGCCAACCACACCGACTCGCGCGCGTGCAGCAGCTTCTCCAGCACCACCTCCCGGTACAGCTCTCGTCCGGACAGCAGCTCCGCCTGGATGGGTCGCATGCGCCCATTCTCACACATTCACCCACCACCCTCCAGGGGCCCCTCTGTGTCCAACTCCGGAAACTGACCTCCAGTCACTTGACGACTGACCGGGAGTCACTTAGCAATGACCCATGGTCAGCAATCTGGGCGCGAAGGAGGGGCGGGCGGGGCCGCTGCGAGCGCGCAAGGACGAGGACAAGGAAGCGCGGCGGCGGCTGCTGCTCGACGAGGCCCTGGCGCTCTACGCGGCCACCTCCTACGCGGAGGTGAAGATGGCGGACGTGGCGGAGCGGGCCCGGCTGGCCAAGGGGACGGTGTTCCTCTACTTCCCCACGAAGGAGGCGCTGTTCCTCGCGCTGCTGGAGGACCTGCTCTTCGCCTGGTTCGAGCGGCTGGAGGTGAAACTCGCCGCGCCGGATTCAGAGTGGACGGGGGCGTGGCTGGCGCGCACGGTGGCCGAGTCGCTGGAGGGCGAGACGTCCCTGACGCGGCTGCTCGCGCTCCTGCAGACGGTGCTGGAGCAGAACGTGTCCGTGGAGCAAGCGCGGCGGTTCAAGGAGCGGCTGTTGGAGGCGCTGTCGCGCACGGGCGTGACGCTGGAGGCGAAGCTGTCCTTCCTGCGGCCGGGCGAGGGCGCGCGCTTCCTGGTGCATCTGCACGCGCTGGTGACGGGCCTCAGGCAGATGGCGGACGTGGCCCCCGTGGCGCGCGAGGTGCTGGCCGCCGAGCACATGGCGCCGTTGCGCATCGACTTCACCGCCGAGCTGACGGCGGCGCTCACCACCCTTCTGCGCGGGCTCGAGGCCCGCTGAAACACCCCACCCCAGGAGCAAGCCATGCTGGAGCTCGTGCCCGCTGTCCCCGAGTCGAAGCCCGAGGTCGACGTCTCGCGCATCCAGGCCGTGTTCGAGGCCCAGCGCGCGCACCGTTGGACGATGTCGCGCACGACGGCGGCCGAGCGCATCTCCCGGCTCAAGCGGCTGCGCGAGGCCATCATCGCGCGCCGGGGTGAGCTGGCGGAGGCCATCCACCGGGACTTCCGCAAGCCGGCGCTCGAGGTGGAGCTGACGGAAATCCACCCCACGCTGGAGGAGCTGAACCACACGGTGAAGCACCTGTCGTCGTGGATGAAGCCCACGCGCGTGGGCACGCCCCTGCTGCTGGCGGGTTCGTCCTCCCACGTGCGCTACGAGGCGCGCGGCGTGGTGCTGATTCTGGCGCCGTGGAACTACCCCTTCCAGCTGATGATGGCGCCGCTCATCGCGGCCCTCTCCGCGGGCAACACCGTGGTGTGCAAGCCCAGCGAGAAGACGCCGAACACGTCGCGCTTCCTGGCGCGGCTGGTGCGGGACATCTTTCCGGAGAACGAGGTGGCGCTGTTCGAGGGCGGCGCGGAGACGGCGGAGGCGCTCCTGGAGCTGCCGTTCGACCACATCTTCTTCACGGGCAACCCGCGCATCGGCCGCAAGGTGATGGAGGCGGCGGCGAAGCACCTGACCAGCGTGACGTTGGAGTTGGGTGGCAAGTCGCCGGCCATCGTCGACGAGACGGCGGACCTCCAGGCGACGGCGGAGCGGCTGGCGTGGGGCAAGTTCCTCAACGGCGGCCAGACGTGTGTCGCGCCCGACTACGTCTTCGTCCACGAGTCGCGGAAGCAGGCGCTGGTGGACGCGCTCAAGGCGGTCATCACCCGCTTCTACGGCGCGACGGAGTCCGAGCGGCAGGCGAGCGCGGACTTCTCGCGCCTGGTGGACACGGTGGCGTGGCGCCGGGTGAAGGATTTGGTGGACCGCTCCGTGGCGGCGGGCGCGAAGGCGGAGGTGGGCGGGGTGGCGGACGGGCCCTCGCGTTACCTGTCGCCCACCGTGCTCACGGACGTGACGCCGGACATGGCCATCATGTCGGGGGAAATCTTCGGCCCGGTGCTGCCGGTAATGACGTACCGCTCGCGTGAAGAGGTGTACGCGCACATCCAGCGGGGCGACAAGCCGCTGGCCCTCTATGTCTTCAGCGAGAACAAGCGAGCCATCGAGGACGTGTTCCGCAACACGACGTCCGGCGGGGCGGTGGTGAACAACGTCCTGGTCCACGTGGCCAACCCCCACCTTCCGTTTGGCGGGGTGGGCATGAGTGGCCTGGGCCACTACCACGGCCTCTACGGCTTCCGGACCTTCAGCCATGAGCGCGCCGTGTCGGTTCAGTGGATGAAGTCCATGGTCGCGGTGTTCTTCCCGCCGTACCGCGGGAAGCTGCAGGAAATGGCCTCCCGCTTCACCCGGCTGTTGGAGTAGGCAGGACAGCCGGTGCGAGGGGTGTCCACACCGAGGGGACACTCCCGGAGGAGCCGGGATGCGCGTGGTCAAGCTGGAGGAGGAGCTGGTTCCCCGGGGACTTCGGGAGGCATTCGAGCGCCTGCGGGCTCGCCGTTGGGAGGTGGCGCGCCGCGGCGCCCCCGAGCGGCTGGCCCGGCTGGAGAAGCTCAAGGCGCTCATCCTCGAGCGGCGCGAGGCGCTGGCGGACGCCCTCCACGTGGACTTCCGCAAGCCGCGCGCGGAGGTGGAGGCCACGGAGATTCTCCCCGTGCTCATGGAGCTGGAGCACGTGCGCAAGCACCTCAAGGGGTGGATGAAGCCCCGCAAGGTGGCCACCCCGCTGCTGCTCACGGGGACCTCCAGCTATCTGCGCCATGAGCCTCGCGGCGTGGTGCTGGTGATGGCGCCGTGGAACTACCCCTTCAACCTGCTGGTGTCGCCGCTGGTGGGGGCCGTGGCCGCGGGCAACACGGTGATGTGCAAGCCCAGCGAGAAGACGCCGCACACGTCCGCCTTCCTCGCCGCGCTGGTGCGCGATGCCTTCCCCGAGGATGAAGTCGCGCTGGTGGAAGGCGGCGTGGAGCTGGGTGAGGCGCTGCTGCGCTTGCCTTTCGACCACTTCTTCTTCACCGGCGGGCCGCGCGTGGGGCGCCGGGTGATGGAGGCCGCGGCGAAGCACCTGGCCAGCGTGACGCTGGAGCTGGGGGGCAAGTCGCCCGTCGTCGTGGACTCCACGGCCGACGTCGAGAGCGCGGCGGAGCGCGTCGCGTGGGGCAAGTTCCTCAACGGCGGGCAGACGTGTATCGCCCCGGACCATGTCTGGGTGCATGCCTCGCGCGAGGAGGCGTTCTTGAGCGCGCTCAAGTCCGCGCTGGAGCGCTTCTACGGACGCACCGAGGAGGCGCGCCGCGCGAGCCCGGACTTCTGCCGCATGGTGGATGACGGCGCCTTCGCGCGGGTGCGCGGGATGTTGGATGGAGCAGTCGCCGCGGGCGCGCGCGTGGTGACCGGAGGCGGCGTGGACGCGGAGACGCGCTTCATCGCGCCCACGGTGGTGGCGGACGTGGCGCCGGACTCACCGCTGATGGAGGAGGAGATTTTCGGCCCGGTGTTGCCGGTGCTGCGCTACGACTCGCTCGACCAGGTGGTGACGCACGTGCGCGCGGGTGGCAAGCCGCTGGCGCTCTACGTGTTCAGCCAGGACGAGACGGCGGTGGAGCTGCTCCTGCGAGAGACGAGCGCGGGCGGCACGTGCATCAACACCGTGGTGCTGCACAACGTGAACCCGAACCTGCCCTTCGGCGGCGTGGGGACCAGCGGCCTGGGCGCGTACCACGGCGAGACGGGCTTCAAGACCTTCAGCCACGAGCGCGCGGTGCTGCGCCAGGGGCGCACGTCGCTGGCGCACGTGTTCTTCCCGCCCTTCACGGGCAAGGCACAGAAGCTGGTGCGGCTGGCGAGCCGGCTGTTCGAGTGAAGAGCCGGCCCGCCTGGGCCTCGTCTCAGGTGCGCAGGCCGGGGGCCTCGTGGCCCGTGCGCGCAACGTACTCGGTGTAGCCACCGCCGTACTGGTGGATGCCGTCCGGCGTCAGCTCCAGCACGCGGTTGGACAGCGCGCCCAGGAAGTGACGGTCGTGCGAGACGAACAGCATGGTGCCCTCGTAGCGCGACAGCGCCGTGATGAGCATCTCCTTCGTCGCCATGTCCAGGTGGTTGGTGGGCTCGTCCAGCACCAGGAAGTTGGGCGGGTCGAAGAGCATCTTCGCCATCACCAACCGCGCCTTCTCACCACCGGACAGCACGCGGCACTTCTTCTCCACCTCGTCACCGGAGAAGCCGAAGCACCCGGCCAAGGCTCGCAGCGAGCCCTGCCCCGCGCGGGGGAATGCGTCCTCCAGCGACTGGAACACCGTGCGCTCACCATCCAGCAGGTCCATGGCGTGCTGCGCGAAGTAACCCAGCTTCACGCTGCCGCCCATCGTCACCGCGCCCTGGTCCGGCGTCGTCGAGCCCACCACCAACTTGAGCAGCGTCGACTTGCCCGCGCCGTTGATGCCCATGACACACCAGCGCTCGCCGCGGCGCACGAGGAAGTCCATTCCGTCGTAGATGCGCTTCTTGCCGTAGGCCTTGTGCACCGCCTTCAGGCTCACCACGTCGTCGCCGGAGCGCGGCGCCGGCTGGAACTCGAACAGCACCGTCTGGCGGCGCTTGGGCGGCTCCACCTTCTCGATTTTCTCCAGCTTCTTCACGCGGCTCTGCACCTGCGCCGCGTGTGAGGCGCGCGCCTTGAAGCGCTCGATGAACTTCAGCTCCTTGGCGAGCATCGCCTGCTGACGCTCATACTGCGCCTGCTGCTGCTTCTCGTTCTGCGCGCGTTGCTGCTCGTAGAAGTCGTAGTTGCCCGAGTACGTCGTCAGCGAGCCGCCGTCGATTTCCACCATCTTGGTGACGATGCGGTTCATGAACTCGCGGTCGTGCGAGGTCATCAGGAGTCCGCCCTCGTAGCCCTTGAGGAAGCCCTCCAGCCAGATGAGGCTCTCCAGGTCCAGGTGGTTGCTCGGCTCGTCGAGCAGCATCGCGTCCGGACGCATGAGCAGGATGCGCGCGAGCGCCACGCGCATCTTCCAACCACCGGACAGCGCGCCGACGTCGCCGTCCATCATCTCCTCGCTGAAGCCCAGGCCCGCGAGAATCTCCCGCGCGCGGCCCTCCAGCGCGTACCCGCCCAGCTCCTCGAAGCGCCCCTGCACCAGGCCGTAGCGCTCGACGAGCTTCTCCATCTCGTCCGCCTTGTCCGGGTCCGCCAGGTCGGCCTCGAGCTGCTTGAGCTCCGCGGCCACCGTGCTCACGGGGCCCGCGCCGTCCATCACCTCCGAGACGGCGCTGCGGCCCTCCATCTCGCCCACGTCCTGGCTGAAGTAGCCAATGGTGACGCCACGGTCGATGGCCACCTGGCCCTCGTCCGGGTGCTCCTGGTTGGTGATCATCCGGAACAGCGTCGACTTGCCCGCGCCGTTGGGACCGACCAGCCCGACCTTCTCCCCCTTGTGGAGAGCGGCCGAGGCCTCGATGAAGAGAATCTGCTGGCCGTGCTGCTTGCTGATGTTGTCGAGACGAATCATGTGCGATGGGGGCCCAGGAAGCGGGCGCGGCGCCCTATATGCCACGGGGGACGCCAGAGGAGGACTCTTCCGAACCCCCCAGCCGCGCTTCCCATGCCCGAGGCCGGCCAGCCAGGGTGCCGTCCGCCCCTGGGCAGGGCGGGAGACCTACATGGCCCCCCTCCCTGGGCTCAGGGAGTGACGACCAGGCGGATGGGGTTGCCCTCCTTCTTCACCAGGCGCTCCACCCCCTGGGCCACGTCCTCCAGCGGCAGCGTCGCCGTCACCGAGCGCGAGACATCCAGCCGCTTCGTCCCCACCAGGGACACGAGCTGGTCCAGGTGCTTCTTCTCGTAGCCCAGGTGCCCGAGCAGCGCCTGGGAGCGCACCCCGAAGTTCACCCCGGACCCCAGTTGGATGGGCTCGGGCGACAGGCCCACCATCACCGCGCGCCCATGCCGGCCGATGCTCTTGGCCGCCTGGGCCAGCACCACGTTCGCCCCCACCAGGTCCACCGCGACATCCAGGCCCATGCCTCCGGTGTGCTTGAGAATCTGGTCGCGGACGTCCGGGGCTCGCGGGTCCAACGCCACGTCCGCGCCGAACTCCAGCGCCCGTGCGCGCGCGGCCTCGTTCGTGTCGAACGCGAGAATCGGCGTGGCCCCCATCATGCGCGCAATCTGCACCGCGTGGACGCCCAGCCCGCCGATGCCCCACAGGCCCACCGACTGCGCGGGCCGCAAGCCCGCCGTGTCCACCAACCCCGCATAGGGCGTGGCCACCGCGTCCGCGAGAATCGCCGCCTGCTCGAAGGGCAGATGGTCCGGAATCGCAGACAGGACGAAGTACGGCACCACGACGTACTCCGCCCACGCGCCGTCGTAGTGGAAACCCATGATGTGGAAGTCGAGGCACTCCGCGAGCTGGCCGTTGGTACACCTCGCGCACCGTCCACACGGCTTGCCGCCCGCCATGGCCACGCGCTGCCCCACCTTCCAGCGCGGCACGCCCGGGCCCACCTCGTCGATGATGCCGGACGACTCATGCCCCGGCGTCACCACCGGCAGCGGCGACTGCAGTGAGCCGTCGAGCAGGTGCGCGTCCGAAAGACAGATGCCACACGCCTTGACTCGCACCCTCACCTCGCCCGGTTGAGGCTGGGGCACCGGAACGTCCATCACCTTCAGGGTTCGAGCCGCCGTGTCGAAGCGCGCTGCCCGCATCGTCCGCTGGTTCGCGTCTGCCATTGTGTGCACCCCCGCCAGGCCTCGAGGCCAGGAACGGCACGAACCTACGACGGCAGGCGGAGAACACGAATTCGTGATGCACCGCGGTGTCACCGTCCCACGAGGCAGATGTCCTGCGTGGTCACCAACGCGGACCAGGTCCCATCGAGTCGCTGGCCTCAACCTCCCCCCTTCCTCAGCTTTCCGGGCGGCTGAGTGGAGGGATGGGGACTCATGGCGCTGCGATGGGATTCAGGGGCGGTGTGTCTGGTCGCCTGGGTGCTCTGCATCGGCGTGGCATGCAACTCGTCTCCAGGGAAGAACACGCCGCCGCCCACCCCGGATGCACCCACGCCCGTCGAGCCCTCGATTCCCGATGGAGGCCCCCCGCCAGGCCCCACGGTGCCATCACCGGGTGAAGCGCCGACGGAGGATTCCGGACAGCCGGTGTTCCCCCTGGCGTTCCAGCAAGCGCTGCCGGGCTCTCGGACCGTGGCGAAGCGCACGACGTTTCGCTTCCGCATCCCCGTGGCGCGCGCCGGCGAGCGGCTGAGCTTCGTCTTCTTCGCGGGGGACGACGTGCTGAGAATCCACGCGGCCACCGTGGCCCGCGCGGATGCCGACGGCGTGCTCGCGTCCGCCCCCTTGCCACTCACCTTCCAGGGCGCACCCGGCGCCCTGCTCGCCGCGCCTTGCACAGCGACCCCGTGGCGCTGTCCGTGAGCTTCCGCGAGGAGCTGGCCATCTCCTTCGAGGTCGAGGGCGCCATCGCCGAGGGACAAGTGGACCTCTTCCCCCAGAGCTACGCCGCCGAGGGGAGCCACACCTCGGAGCCCGGCCGATTCGGCAAGGCCCAGAAGCGGCTCGTGGGGCTCGGTGGCATCGAGGTCGACGCCAAGGCGACGCGCACCATCGCGCTCATCGGCGGTGGGCTCGCCGCCGGCAAGGGCGCGCCCACCGATGACTTCAGGGAGAGCTGGCCCGCCGTGGCCGAGCGTCTGCTCGGCCAGCCGGTCCTCAATGCCAGCCAGGAAGGCCAGAGCATCGCCTCGGTGGTCGCGGCGCTCGACGCGGGAACGCTCCGGCTCGCGGGTGTCACGGACTGCCTGGTGGTGCTGGGCGGCAACGAAGCGCCCTCCGTCGACACGTCCACGCTCCCCTCCTCGCTGGACGCGCTGCTGTCGCGGCTGCGCTCGCGATGTCATGTCCTCGCCGGAACGCTCCCGCCCCAGGGCACCTCGCCCACCATCGGGGAGTCGTCCCGGGATGCGCGCCGCGTCGTGAATGACTGGCTGCGCTCGCCGGCCTCGGCGGCCCAGGTCGTGGACTTCGACGTGCTGCTGCGGGACCCGAGCAATCCCGAGCGCTGCCAACCCAACATGCAGGATGACACGGGAGGCCTCTCCGAACGGGCCCAGGCGTGGATGGGGGCCGAGATGGCACGGCGGCTCGGACGCGAGCCTCCCGAGGAGCCCCCGAGGACGATGACCGTCAAGGTGGCCCTGACGAACGCCAGCCATGACGTGCTCACCGTGGACACCGCAGGCACCGTGTTCGCCGTGAACCGCGGGATGGGCCGTGCGCACCTGTGGGCCAGCACGGACAACGCGCGCTCCTGGCAGCCGCGCGGCACCCACCCGCGGGGCTCTTCCTTCCAGGTGATGACGTCGCTGAAGGACGGAACCCTGCTCGCGGACACCCTGGGCCAGGATGGCATGCACGCGCTCGCGCGCTCCACGGACCACGGCGTCACCTGGAGCGACGTGCTGCCCCTGGGGCTGTTCCGCATGCTTCAGCCAGGCAACATCCGCGAGCTGCGCGGCACCGTCTTCTTTGGCGAATACCAGGTGTTCGCCATCGAGTCGCCCATCCGCATCTGGGTGAGCAGGAACGGGGGCGCCACGTGGAAGGTGCGCGCCACGCTGACTGGACGCCGCCATTGCCACTCGCTGGTGGCGGACCCGGAACAGGGCGTGCTGTGGGCGATGATGGGCGATGCCCGCGGAGGACTGCTGCGCTCGGTGGACGACGGCGTCACGTGGAGAACCGTGGTGGACGGCCTTCGAGGCGTCGCGACGGACGGCATCATCACCCCGCTCGGCCTGCTCTTCGGCGCGGACACCCTGTACCGGCCCGCCATTCCCAGCATCCGCCGCGTGCAGTCGAACGATGAGATGGTCGAGATGACACGGCTTCCCGGGCCCAGCTACTCCGTGCTCCGGCTTCGCGATGGCGGCTACCTGATGGGAACCACGCGCGAGACCGGCGGGGACGTGTACGCCCCGGGCGACGAGACCGCCCATGTCTTCATGAGCGCGGACGGCCGCACCTGGAAGGAGTTCATGGCCTACCCCCGCCTCCTGCCGGACGACTACGCACGCGCGGACACCTACTGGCAGCTCCCCTCGGGTGAGGCCCTGCTGAAGCTGACCAACGTGCGAGGCATCGGCACGGGCTTCCAGCTCCTCGAGAGCACCCTGCACTGAGGGGGA from Myxococcus stipitatus carries:
- a CDS encoding fatty acid desaturase gives rise to the protein MNRPLAAPTLDLPQLAVHALWWAWLPAFLWSWDALGVWGRVGMCVVGWAVLFWNYAVLHNHMHVSIARPRPLHWLFSRTLGMACGFPYRGYFIHHFNHHRFNDGPGDWGQRRPGEGALRYCLRSALTPWFWPFEAVANVWRWARRHHQRTELVLDFLIVDGALLAVIIWRPALGLAWWGVLLVGQLCIHWLNLAAHFETDSTQRGALGTTSTSRLYNLFFFNAGYHQAHHLKPQAPWRVLPGMTQELSGKALVRPELVTSQAPINPLWVVKVAKRYSAEPCDRQTASTITSRTHSAVI
- a CDS encoding helix-turn-helix transcriptional regulator, with amino-acid sequence MRRLVHVLDVELAPAAPHASLVDARRLEAADPAAFAVLVKYMQAREKSFSVSVQRQALVRPEGVAGAVVGGFYTLLTGAYPSKVFTDPTSALTWLGQPESRAAPLVSKLNDLVAEATGQSPLLRELHQVMKGKLPDIHLTEVAREMGMSERTLQRRLKEAGTSFQAELNAVQVRMAQALLLETDMKLTAVAVEVGCASLQHFSSLFRKLVGDSPSSWRERQQGGASSDGSLRVPTDTTEPPARPRVDE
- a CDS encoding glutathione S-transferase family protein — protein: MTTMKLYFAQNTRATRPRWLLEELGVPYELVPVDVHQREHKSPEYLRIHPMGSMPALEDDGHAIFESAAILLHVADKYPEKGFAPAAGTVERAEYYQWMMFCMATMEPPLSAYSAHSRFLPESDRVPGEAERGKKRFTDIARMLEEKLSARSFIVGERFTAADVVMASILNWGASMGLLEDFPVLRAYVARQISRPAARRALQ
- a CDS encoding phospholipase D-like domain-containing protein, with amino-acid sequence MRPIQAELLSGRELYREVVLEKLLHARESVWLATANVKAMYVESKGRFVPLVEVLDGLAAKGLSLRLLHAELPSRPFRAAFDARARLVAGGLELKVCPRVHFKAVVVDGAWAYLGSANLTGAGLGAKGDAVRNFELGFVTEDFDVIDRVTALYEAVWSGAECRACKLRAVCPDPIVPPPTKKGGMRKSRGASRLGKARRLKRHTSERR
- a CDS encoding TetR/AcrR family transcriptional regulator, with the translated sequence MVSNLGAKEGRAGPLRARKDEDKEARRRLLLDEALALYAATSYAEVKMADVAERARLAKGTVFLYFPTKEALFLALLEDLLFAWFERLEVKLAAPDSEWTGAWLARTVAESLEGETSLTRLLALLQTVLEQNVSVEQARRFKERLLEALSRTGVTLEAKLSFLRPGEGARFLVHLHALVTGLRQMADVAPVAREVLAAEHMAPLRIDFTAELTAALTTLLRGLEAR
- a CDS encoding aldehyde dehydrogenase family protein, which gives rise to MLELVPAVPESKPEVDVSRIQAVFEAQRAHRWTMSRTTAAERISRLKRLREAIIARRGELAEAIHRDFRKPALEVELTEIHPTLEELNHTVKHLSSWMKPTRVGTPLLLAGSSSHVRYEARGVVLILAPWNYPFQLMMAPLIAALSAGNTVVCKPSEKTPNTSRFLARLVRDIFPENEVALFEGGAETAEALLELPFDHIFFTGNPRIGRKVMEAAAKHLTSVTLELGGKSPAIVDETADLQATAERLAWGKFLNGGQTCVAPDYVFVHESRKQALVDALKAVITRFYGATESERQASADFSRLVDTVAWRRVKDLVDRSVAAGAKAEVGGVADGPSRYLSPTVLTDVTPDMAIMSGEIFGPVLPVMTYRSREEVYAHIQRGDKPLALYVFSENKRAIEDVFRNTTSGGAVVNNVLVHVANPHLPFGGVGMSGLGHYHGLYGFRTFSHERAVSVQWMKSMVAVFFPPYRGKLQEMASRFTRLLE
- a CDS encoding aldehyde dehydrogenase family protein, whose protein sequence is MRVVKLEEELVPRGLREAFERLRARRWEVARRGAPERLARLEKLKALILERREALADALHVDFRKPRAEVEATEILPVLMELEHVRKHLKGWMKPRKVATPLLLTGTSSYLRHEPRGVVLVMAPWNYPFNLLVSPLVGAVAAGNTVMCKPSEKTPHTSAFLAALVRDAFPEDEVALVEGGVELGEALLRLPFDHFFFTGGPRVGRRVMEAAAKHLASVTLELGGKSPVVVDSTADVESAAERVAWGKFLNGGQTCIAPDHVWVHASREEAFLSALKSALERFYGRTEEARRASPDFCRMVDDGAFARVRGMLDGAVAAGARVVTGGGVDAETRFIAPTVVADVAPDSPLMEEEIFGPVLPVLRYDSLDQVVTHVRAGGKPLALYVFSQDETAVELLLRETSAGGTCINTVVLHNVNPNLPFGGVGTSGLGAYHGETGFKTFSHERAVLRQGRTSLAHVFFPPFTGKAQKLVRLASRLFE
- a CDS encoding ABC-F family ATP-binding cassette domain-containing protein; the protein is MIRLDNISKQHGQQILFIEASAALHKGEKVGLVGPNGAGKSTLFRMITNQEHPDEGQVAIDRGVTIGYFSQDVGEMEGRSAVSEVMDGAGPVSTVAAELKQLEADLADPDKADEMEKLVERYGLVQGRFEELGGYALEGRAREILAGLGFSEEMMDGDVGALSGGWKMRVALARILLMRPDAMLLDEPSNHLDLESLIWLEGFLKGYEGGLLMTSHDREFMNRIVTKMVEIDGGSLTTYSGNYDFYEQQRAQNEKQQQAQYERQQAMLAKELKFIERFKARASHAAQVQSRVKKLEKIEKVEPPKRRQTVLFEFQPAPRSGDDVVSLKAVHKAYGKKRIYDGMDFLVRRGERWCVMGINGAGKSTLLKLVVGSTTPDQGAVTMGGSVKLGYFAQHAMDLLDGERTVFQSLEDAFPRAGQGSLRALAGCFGFSGDEVEKKCRVLSGGEKARLVMAKMLFDPPNFLVLDEPTNHLDMATKEMLITALSRYEGTMLFVSHDRHFLGALSNRVLELTPDGIHQYGGGYTEYVARTGHEAPGLRT
- a CDS encoding zinc-binding dehydrogenase, with product MADANQRTMRAARFDTAARTLKVMDVPVPQPQPGEVRVRVKACGICLSDAHLLDGSLQSPLPVVTPGHESSGIIDEVGPGVPRWKVGQRVAMAGGKPCGRCARCTNGQLAECLDFHIMGFHYDGAWAEYVVVPYFVLSAIPDHLPFEQAAILADAVATPYAGLVDTAGLRPAQSVGLWGIGGLGVHAVQIARMMGATPILAFDTNEAARARALEFGADVALDPRAPDVRDQILKHTGGMGLDVAVDLVGANVVLAQAAKSIGRHGRAVMVGLSPEPIQLGSGVNFGVRSQALLGHLGYEKKHLDQLVSLVGTKRLDVSRSVTATLPLEDVAQGVERLVKKEGNPIRLVVTP